GAAAAACCTGCAAGCTACAATTTAAGATCTGGAACAGTTGGTCATATTTGGGGAAGTACTAAAATAATTACCCATCACCTTTCAGTTCTAGACATACCAGACTCTCTCATATCACAGGAGTATTTATCTTTCTGATCTTGTTTCAATGTTGGGGGTATAAATCTGCAAGCTTACCCCAGAATGATTTCATATGTAGTTCATTTAATTCAGTGAATGAAAAACGGAATACAAATCAAACAATCACCCCACAGTCTCGTTTGGcatttccttctcttctgctGGAGCGAATTCAAGAATAAAAAGTCTCCCTTTGGCTAGCATCGGTGAGGCTTTCAAATAGCTCAGCTCCAATCTTCAGCAGGGTTCGGCTTCTTTCATTCACTCCCAAGTCTATGGATGGTTCATTGCTGTTATATAgattttttcccttcttcttCCAAAACAACCTCCCGAATTCGTTGTGCGTCTTCAGCAACAGCATCTAGGAATCTATGCAGCACGAAGCTGGTGGTACTATAAGAAATTCCACTAGCTGTGAGGGCACATAACACAGGTAGGACTTTCCCGCAATACTCACTAAAATCTGCTACCAGCATCCAAGTCTCAGTCATGGCCTGCAATTTAGCTCCCATTGAAGACGATAATAAagcgcccattgacttcaaagtgagCAGGACCGGGCTCTGGCTCAGTAATTCCCATACATATTTGACTGTTAGATCTTTGGCCAGAGGGGTTTTTATCACGGCTTTCAGGTCATTGACAGACTTTCCAGAGTGCTGAGCGAGTTTTTCAAGGGAGTCGTCCTCCAGGCCGAAGCTCTTGGAATAGTCGCGCATGCATTTCAGCAAGATGGGAACATtaaaagcaagagagagacttTTGCTACGAGAACCAGGAATCGCAGCCACGCCTCCAGACGCAGCTCCCAACAGGAGGGCTAATTTCCATATCTGCTGTTTTAGGGCTTCCTTCTTCTTTTGTAAGGTCTGTGGAGAAACGTTCGGCAGGCTGAGCAGGAAAGCGTGTCTCTTGTGACTGGGAAGTTCATGTTCCAAAGTGTCCACTAGGTCGAGGAAA
This DNA window, taken from Emys orbicularis isolate rEmyOrb1 chromosome 12, rEmyOrb1.hap1, whole genome shotgun sequence, encodes the following:
- the LOC135886139 gene encoding interferon-inducible GTPase 5-like; translated protein: MAIDLDSDQKEVVEMGLQSYGNLLAHLETEDPSEAACKVKEELESFENATLNIAITGETGAGKSSFINAIRGVGHEDENAAATGETETTRKPTPYPHPTYPQVTFWDMPGVETPDFQIDQYPEKVNFDSYDFFIIIASERFKSSHAKLAREIRGMGKKFYFVRSKVDADLYNAKKQRPSTYKEEKILEMIKENCIQHLEAEGMTSPKVFLLSSFDLEKYDFLDLVDTLEHELPSHKRHAFLLSLPNVSPQTLQKKKEALKQQIWKLALLLGAASGGVAAIPGSRSKSLSLAFNVPILLKCMRDYSKSFGLEDDSLEKLAQHSGKSVNDLKAVIKTPLAKDLTVKYVWELLSQSPVLLTLKSMGALLSSSMGAKLQAMTETWMLVADFSEYCGKVLPVLCALTASGISYSTTSFVLHRFLDAVAEDAQRIREVVLEEEGKKSI